CCCGTCTGGAAGAAGCGAAACTTAAATCTATTGTCGAGGAATTGGATGAAACTGCTTTCCTTGCTGTTGGCAACATTGCTGAAGTACGGGGCGGAAGGTTCAAGAAACGAAATATCCATTAGTTATCCCGAAAAGATAAAAACATTGAAAGCCCAGAACAAATCTGGGCTTTAGGTTTATCCGTTAAAAAATCTTTCCATCACTCTTCTGCTGGTGCTGCTTCGACAGCGATTTGATAGGCATCGAGCAAATGTGACTTTTCTGTATCATTTTCTAGCCCTACTAAAAATTGATCTCCACCCTTGTCTTCCACCTTCATTACTAGTGTGTCCTCTCCATCCCTCAACATCGCATAAGATTGCCCATTCATTTCAAATAACGCTTCCACCTGGAACTGTCTTTCATTTCCATGTTCGTCCCTTACCGTTACCAGATCCCTGATTGAATCGTTTTCCATAATTGCTCACCTCCGCTTAAAGATCATTTTATTTTCCCCTTTCCTAAAACCAGATATGAATATTTATTAATTATCTTTTATGCTAATAAACAGCGAAGCTGCAGAAAACACTAAATCAAAATACTTAATGAATTTAAAATAAACTTTTAAATGCCATTCTTTATTTTCATCTATATAATATTCTCACACACTGTTATTTGGAGGCGTCATTCTTGAAGGCAGCAGGTATTATCATTGGATCAATTATCGTTTCGTTTGCATTCAATCTTTTCCTTATACCACATGGAATCATGAGCAGCGGAATCAGCGGACTATCAATCATTTTATCAATGATTACATCCATCAATGCGGGAATATACAATTTTATTCTGAATTTCCCCTTATTGATAATAGGTTATTTAAAATTAGGCAGAAAATTTATTATCTATACTATCCTTTCAGTCATTACCATCTCAATTGCACTTTATTTTATTCCGGTATTTAAGCTTGCAGCAGATCCTATTCTTTCATCCATCTTTGGCGGGGCTATTGTCGGACTGGGAATAGGGATTATCTTTCGTTCATCAGGATCATCTGGCGGCTTTGATATTATTGGCATGCTCCTTGCTAGAAGGAAGGATTTCCCTATGGGAACTCTCTTGTTTGCTATGAATTCTATCGTGATTTTGTTATCAGGCTTTTTGTTTAGCTGGGATGCCGCATTAAATACACTTGTTTCTATTTTCGTTCTGGGCAAGGTGATTGATAAAGTACATACACATCACGTAAAGCTTACTTTGATGATCATTACCAGGAAAGGAGAAGAAGTAAAGCAGCACTTGCTCCAAAATGTCTATCGGGGTGTAACGGTAATAGACTCTGTTGGGGGATACTCCAATGAAAAAAGCAATGTCATCATAACCGTTATATCCCGATATGAGCTCACAGAAGTTAAAACACTAATAGAAGAAATCGACCCTGAAGCCTTTGTGAATATAACCGAAACCCTTGAAGTCATGGGTCTTTTTCATCGGAAACAACATTAAAAACTATCAAGAAGCAAGGATTTCCTGCTTCTTGATGTCTCTTTTAAATTTACAGGAAAATTCATCTTGAAATTTTTTTAGTTTCATCTTATAATAGTTAAGTCGCTATCATACGAAAATTGCTTCAGATACTCATCGAGCCGCTTCTTGATTTTCTTTCTGAGACGAGGACGGTATTACTCAATCTGGTAACTTTCTCAAATCTCAACATTATTCTATTATGTCCCAGTAGCTCAGCAGGATAGAGCAACAGTTTCCTAAACTGTAGGTCGGGAGTTCGAATCTCTTCTGGGACGCTAAAAAGCCTTGATTTTCATCAAGGCTTTTTTTATTGTCAAAATACAAGGCTGTTTTCGTAAAGATTGTTGTTAAAATCCTAAAGCCGATTTTAACGTGTTAAAAGCCATTTTGCAGGTCGGTATTAAGTTGGCAAGCTCTTTTCTCTTAGTAAGCGATAATTTTGTGAAGAATATTTGGTAATTCCATCCTATTTTGTTGTGAATAGCTCCAAAGTTTGAGAAAAGAGCCTAATACAAAAACGGTCCCTTTTCTTGTGTCCACCGTAATAGAGACACCAAAATTTTCATATCTGGGATCCTATCTTAGGAGCGCCAATAATTAGGGCAGTTTTTATTAGTAATAAGGAACTAAAGCCCCTTTGAATCCGTCTAAATAAGTGACATCAATAATAGCTACAACAGATTGGGGATTAAAATACTATTGTTTGTGGTATTTATACTCTAAAGCAATATAGCAAAAGGGGAAATTATATGAAAAATAGAAAGAAGGAATTGCCCTACTTATTATTCTTACTGGTTATGCCGATATTAGGATTGATTTACAAGATTTTAAATAATAACCCCAGGGAAGCAGTTATCCTTTCAACTGATTTGGACAGACTAATACCCTTCCTCCCGATTTTTATCATCCCATATATTATCTGGTATGCTTTTATTTTCGGCTACCTAATTTATTTTTGGTATAAGGATGTCGGCATTTACTTAAAGACATTGTCAATGATTGTCGTAGGAGAATTAATTTGTTTCGCTATCTATTTCTTCTTCCAAACAACCGTGCCGAGACCAGAGCTTGCCGGACAGGGAATTTTCATTGACCTGGTTGAAATGATTTATAGTCATGATCAACCTTACAACGCTTTCCCAAGCATTCATGTTTTGACAACATTTGCAATCATCCTTGGCAATATCCATATTCAAAATAAGCACATCATCCACAGAATCCTGGTACCTGTACTGGGATCATTGATTATAATCTCGACATTGTTCGTAAAACAGCATTATATCCTTGATATGTTCGCCTCTGTCTTCATGATTTCATTTATATATGGGATTGTCTTTGAGGTATTGGAATTTAAGCTCTTTAAAAAGTCGGAAACTGTTTATCTGAAAGATTAAATTCTAGCGAGGAAGAAAGTGCCTTGGTGATCCCCGACAAGCGCCGAGACTCGAGGGGCAGGGCGCTGCAGCTGGATTAAGAAAACAATATATAATTATGTTAATTTTATAATTTCGTATGCAATACAAAAAGAGCTGCAAATTTGCAGCTCTCTTTGTATTGCCTTTATTTTTCCGTATTTTCATCACTTCTTACATCTGGTTTGACTGGATATAATTCTTCAGAAGCTTCAGTTTGGTATCGATAATTTGCCTTTTGGTACTGTTCTCCACCTTCTTCCATTACATTGCTTGATACATATTTATGGAAGAAGTATTCAAATACAGCAATTCCAGCTGCTGAGATAAGAGATGGCAGCAATAAGCTCTCTCCGTAGGTCAAGCTTTCACCCACAATCCAAATGATCATGAATGCAAGTCCAAAATCTGCAAGAGTTGCAATTGTATTATTTGTTTTTGGCAGAAGAAATAAGTCACCTATTACGTAAGAAGCGATACCAAGAACCAGGGAAATGAGAAAAACGTTAGTAAATGACATGTCATACATCCCACCAAGGATGATATACAAAACTGCCAGGCTGGCGATGAATTTAATTGCAATTGCTCTAAGATGTTTCATATCCATTTCCTCCAAGTGTTAAGGTTTGTATTATTTTACTCAATTCGCTTTATTCCATACTTTTTTCTGCAAAACAATTGATATCAATCCAATCATGAAAACGACGATAATGCTGATAAAGAAACCCATTCTTATGCTTTTTTCTGCCAAAGTACCGGTAACAGCAGCAAGGATAAGGATTATGCCGAAAATGGAGGTCGTTTTTCCCCATGCCTTTAACTCAACTAATTTAAGCCCTGAAAGGATGATGAATGCCCAGTTAAATAAGATCAGGATTCCTGCAGCGGTGGTAATGTACTCATAAATTTTTCCCGGAAGCAGCAAAGCAGTAATAATGGAAGCAATCAAACCTGCTACTGCAAGTCCCAGTGATGGCAGCGGCAACTGTTTCCATTTTTTGATTTTTTTGGAGAAGACTTTAGGAGCGTCACCATCCTCTGCGAGTGTAACCAGTAAAGTTGTCACACCGAACAACGATGCCGTCATGGTTGAAAAGCCTGCCATTATGATTGCAGCATTAAATACATGCGGAAAGAAATCCAAGCCATATGGTTTCAGAGCAGTAACAAATGGACTTTCTTTATCACTAAAAGCTCCATGGGCAGCCAATAAAACAGCGAGCCCTAATGAAAGCACATATACCACTACTAGTAAAATCAGCATGATCACCCCCGCTTTAGGGGCATCTTCTTTATTCTTCAACCTTGTTGCCATCAAACCGATTACCTCAATTCCTCCATAGGCATAGAAGGC
The nucleotide sequence above comes from Mesobacillus jeotgali. Encoded proteins:
- a CDS encoding amino acid permease; this translates as MDFFMPSAKSGGGKSKEGDLSWWQLSLIGVGCTIGTGFFLGSAIGIKITGPSIVISFILAAIGTYLVYNLLAKMTAMDPQDGSFCYYANKAYGKWAGFSCGWNYWSSNILIMGSQLTALSILSQFWFPDIPLWIFATGYAVLSIGVVLTGNKGFDKVEDLLAVIKTAAIIMFILIAAAAIFGMFNFETQKIHVPNSSQKLFPEGLKGFWSSLIYAFYAYGGIEVIGLMATRLKNKEDAPKAGVIMLILLVVVYVLSLGLAVLLAAHGAFSDKESPFVTALKPYGLDFFPHVFNAAIIMAGFSTMTASLFGVTTLLVTLAEDGDAPKVFSKKIKKWKQLPLPSLGLAVAGLIASIITALLLPGKIYEYITTAAGILILFNWAFIILSGLKLVELKAWGKTTSIFGIILILAAVTGTLAEKSIRMGFFISIIVVFMIGLISIVLQKKVWNKAN
- a CDS encoding YitT family protein, translated to MKAAGIIIGSIIVSFAFNLFLIPHGIMSSGISGLSIILSMITSINAGIYNFILNFPLLIIGYLKLGRKFIIYTILSVITISIALYFIPVFKLAADPILSSIFGGAIVGLGIGIIFRSSGSSGGFDIIGMLLARRKDFPMGTLLFAMNSIVILLSGFLFSWDAALNTLVSIFVLGKVIDKVHTHHVKLTLMIITRKGEEVKQHLLQNVYRGVTVIDSVGGYSNEKSNVIITVISRYELTEVKTLIEEIDPEAFVNITETLEVMGLFHRKQH
- a CDS encoding DUF1292 domain-containing protein, with amino-acid sequence MENDSIRDLVTVRDEHGNERQFQVEALFEMNGQSYAMLRDGEDTLVMKVEDKGGDQFLVGLENDTEKSHLLDAYQIAVEAAPAEE
- a CDS encoding phosphatase PAP2 family protein, yielding MKNRKKELPYLLFLLVMPILGLIYKILNNNPREAVILSTDLDRLIPFLPIFIIPYIIWYAFIFGYLIYFWYKDVGIYLKTLSMIVVGELICFAIYFFFQTTVPRPELAGQGIFIDLVEMIYSHDQPYNAFPSIHVLTTFAIILGNIHIQNKHIIHRILVPVLGSLIIISTLFVKQHYILDMFASVFMISFIYGIVFEVLEFKLFKKSETVYLKD
- a CDS encoding YndM family protein; amino-acid sequence: MKHLRAIAIKFIASLAVLYIILGGMYDMSFTNVFLISLVLGIASYVIGDLFLLPKTNNTIATLADFGLAFMIIWIVGESLTYGESLLLPSLISAAGIAVFEYFFHKYVSSNVMEEGGEQYQKANYRYQTEASEELYPVKPDVRSDENTEK